The Streptosporangiales bacterium DNA segment GTCGTAGCCACGCAGGTCGGCGAAGAGCTGCCCGTCGGGGAACCGCTCCGCCACCCGGTGTGCCCACTGCAGCGCCAACGTCGTCTTCCCGGTCCCCGCGGCACCGCTGATCACGGCCAGGTGCCTGGTCGAGTGGTCGAGTGGTCGAGCAACGAGTCGAGCACGGCGAGGTCGGTCTGCCGGCCGGTGAAGTGCGGCACCGCGGGCGGCAGCTCGACCAGCCGGTACGAGTCCACGGCGGCCGCCGCGCCGGCCAGCTGGGTGGGCAGCGCGTCGTCGTCGATCGCGTTGCGCAGGTCGGTCAGCACCGCCCCGGGCTCCAGTCCCTGTTCCTCGACGAGCAGCTGGTGGCCCTGCTCGTACACCTCGAGGGCGTCGGCCTTCCTGCCCAACCGGGCGAGGGCGAGCATCAGCTGGGCCCGCGCGCGTTCCCGCAACGGCTGCTCGGCGAGCACGGCGGGCAGCGCGTCGGCGACGGCGTCGAGGTGCCCGAGCAGCAACGCCAGCTCGGCCCACTCCTCGGCGGCCGCCAACCGGAGCTCGGCCAGCCGCTGCGCACCGGCGCGGATCGGTGGGCTGCACAGCCCGTCGAGCACCGGTCCGTGCCACAGGTCGAGCGCGGCGCGGAACGTCTCTTCGGCGTCGCCGTGCCGCCCCGCCCCGGCGGCGGACCGTGCCGTCTCGATGCGTTGTGCAGCCAGGTGCGCATCCAGCGCCACGGTGTCGGACCTGACCCGGTAGCCGCTGCCGACCGTCTCGATCACCTCGTCCGCGCAGCCGGCGGCGACGAACGCCTTGCGCAGCGCCGACACGTGCACCGAGAGCAATGCGCGCGCCGACGCCGGCGGCCGGTCGCCCCAGATGGCCGCGATCAGCGACTCCGGGTCCACCACCCGGTCGACGTCGAGGAGCAGGCCGGCGAGCAGCGACCGCGGCCGCGGCCCGCCGAGGTCCACCTCCGCACCTGCCACCTCGGCGGCCAGCGGGCCGAGGATGCGGCAACGCACCGTCCTGCTCATAGCTGGCTCGCGATGACGTCAGGCGTCGCGGGGATCGGCTCGCGGCCGATCACGACACGTTCCTCCGCGCCGATCAGCCCGAGGTCGGCGAGGATGTCGGCGGCGGCGAGCCAGCACTCCCGGCCACCGATGCCCAGGTCGTGCAGCGCCATGCCGAGCCCCCACAGGTGCTCGGCCTCCCAGTAGGTGCCCGCGTAGTCAGCCGACCGTCCCCGTTCGAGCACCTCCCTGAAGGTACGCACGGCCGTACGTAGCTCGCCGGCGAGCCGGAACGCCTCGGCCATGTTGCCGAGCGCGATCAGCTCGGTCCGCCAGCTGCTCGCCTCGCGCGCCATCGCCACGCTCTTCTCGTGTGCCGCGATGGCGTCGTCGTACTGCCCGAGGCGCTGGTACGTCAGGCCGATCGCGCTCTGGCACATCGCCTGGCGGCCGCGGTCGCCGAGCTGCTCCGCCAGCGTCTCTGCGCGCTGCAGGCTCGCCAGCGCGTCGTCGTGGCGGCCGAGCGCCCGGCAGGCCACGCCGTGGCCGTGCAGGGTGAGGGCCTCACCGGTGAGGTGCCCCACCGCACGCCACATCTCCAGCGCATGCTCGAAGGGCGGGATGGCGTCGGCGACCCGGTCGAGCGCCGACAGCGCCCACCCGACGTCGTTGTGTGCGAGGCCGAGGTGGTGCGGGTCCTGCGTGCGCTCAGCCGCGCGCCGGACGATCTCAGACACCACCAGCTGCTCCCGCCACCTGCCGCGGTTCTCCAGCGGCATGTCAAGCGCGACCGCCAGGCTCACCGCGACGGCCGGCTCGTCGCCGACCGCCGCCTGCTCGGCCGCGAGCAGCAGGTTCTCCCGCTCCGCCTCGATCCACGCGTTGACCTCTGGCACCGACGACAGGGCGACGCCGGGATGCACCAGCTCGACCGGCACGAGCTCGAGGCGCCAGCGGTAGCACGGCGCGACGACCATCGCCGCGGTGTGCGCAGTGGCGACGTAGCAGTGCATCGCCCGGCGCAGGGCGGCGGCGCACCCGCGCCGACCGTCCTCGACCTCGGCGAGCTCCCTGGCGAACAGCCGGAGCAGGTCGTGCAGCCCGTAGCGCTCCCCGGTGCGGGTGGCCAGCTGCGCGGCGACCAGCTCGCCCAGCAGGTCCTCGGCCAGGGCGACGGGGACGTCCGCGAGCGCCGCGGCCACCTCGACGCTGACCGTCGAGCCGTCGAGCACGCCGAGCAGCCGGAACATCCGTGCCACCTCGGGGCGGTCGAGGTCCGCGTAGCTCACCGCGAAGCTCGCCCGTACGTCGTGGTCGTCGACGCGCAGCTCGCCCAGCCGCCGGCGTTCCACCGCCAGCCGTTCGACGAGCGCCTGCACCGACAGCGAGGGCCGCGCGGCGAGCCGCGCGCCCGCGATGGCGACGGCGAGCGGCAGCCGCCCGCACAGCCGCACCAGGTCGGCGGCGGCGCCGGCCTCCGCGTCCAACCGGTGCGGCCCGGCGATCCGCGCGAGCAGCTCCTCGGCCTCGGCCGCGGCCAGCACGTCCAGCTGGTGGTGCTCCGCGGTGTCGAGGGCGTCGAGCCTGCGCCTGCTCGTCACAAGCGCGGTGCTCGAATTGCCTGCGGGCAGCAACCTGCGCACCTGCGTGGCGTCCGCGGCGTCGTCGAGCACAACGAGCAGTCGCCGGTCGGCGGTCAGCTCCCTGAACCTGGCCACCGCCGTCTCCGCGTCGACGGGCACATCCGCGGCCGGCACCCCGAGCGACCGGAGGAACTGGGCGAGCACGTCATGGCCGCTGGGCGGCGTGGTGTGCGGCGTGGTGCCGTGCAGGTTGGCGTAGAGCTGGCCCTCGGGGAACTGGTCGGCGACGCGCTGCGCGACGGCGATCGCGAGCGCGGACTTGCCGACCCCGCCCGGCCCGCTGACGACGATCGGCCGACCGTCCGCGGCGGGCAACGACGCGCTCAGCGCGGCCACCTCCGCCGTCCGCCCGGTGAAGGTGACGAGCGCGTTCGGCAACTCGGTGGGCACCGGCCGGCTGGGCGGGTCCTGGCCGGCGGGAGCGCCGGCCAGGACATGCGAGTCGCGCTCCCCGACGTCCATGTCCTCGTCGCCGAGCAGGATCCGCTGTTCCAGCTGCCGCAGCTCGGGCCCCGGCTCCACGCCGAGCTCGTCGACCAGCACCCGGCGCCCCTCGCGGTAGACCTCGAGCGCGTCCGCGGCGCGTCCCGACCTCGCCAGCGCCACCATCAGCTGACCGCGCAACCGCTCGCGGTACGGATGGGCACCGACCGCGGCGGTCAGCTCCCCGATCAACGGCACGTGCCCGCCGCGGTCCAGCTCGAGCCGTGCGCGCTCCTCCACGATGGTCAGCCACAGCTCCTCGAACCGCGTCGCGGCAGCCGCGACCAACGAACTGTCCAGCCCGGCAAGCACCGGGCCGCGCCACCGCCGCTGTGCGGCGGCGAGCAGGTCGACGGCCTCGCCGGTACGTCCTGCGGCAGCCGCCGCACGTGCCTGCTCCACGAGGCTCTCCGCCTCGTACGCGTCGACCCGCACCGCGTCCCTGCGCAGCCGGTAGCCGCCCGGCACGGTGTCGATGACGGCGGTACCGAACGCCTTGCGCAACGTCGAGACGTGGATGGACAGTTGTGCGCGCAGCGACGTCGGCAGCTCTGCGCCCCACACCGCCTCCGCCAACCGCTCGGTCGACACCGGGTGGCCCCCGTCGAGCACGAGCGTGGCGAGGAGCACCTGCGGTCGCTGCCCACCGAGCCGAATCGGGCAGC contains these protein-coding regions:
- a CDS encoding tetratricopeptide repeat protein, whose amino-acid sequence is MTDRPDCRILGPLEVLVEGCPIRLGGQRPQVLLATLVLDGGHPVSTERLAEAVWGAELPTSLRAQLSIHVSTLRKAFGTAVIDTVPGGYRLRRDAVRVDAYEAESLVEQARAAAAAGRTGEAVDLLAAAQRRWRGPVLAGLDSSLVAAAATRFEELWLTIVEERARLELDRGGHVPLIGELTAAVGAHPYRERLRGQLMVALARSGRAADALEVYREGRRVLVDELGVEPGPELRQLEQRILLGDEDMDVGERDSHVLAGAPAGQDPPSRPVPTELPNALVTFTGRTAEVAALSASLPAADGRPIVVSGPGGVGKSALAIAVAQRVADQFPEGQLYANLHGTTPHTTPPSGHDVLAQFLRSLGVPAADVPVDAETAVARFRELTADRRLLVVLDDAADATQVRRLLPAGNSSTALVTSRRRLDALDTAEHHQLDVLAAAEAEELLARIAGPHRLDAEAGAAADLVRLCGRLPLAVAIAGARLAARPSLSVQALVERLAVERRRLGELRVDDHDVRASFAVSYADLDRPEVARMFRLLGVLDGSTVSVEVAAALADVPVALAEDLLGELVAAQLATRTGERYGLHDLLRLFARELAEVEDGRRGCAAALRRAMHCYVATAHTAAMVVAPCYRWRLELVPVELVHPGVALSSVPEVNAWIEAERENLLLAAEQAAVGDEPAVAVSLAVALDMPLENRGRWREQLVVSEIVRRAAERTQDPHHLGLAHNDVGWALSALDRVADAIPPFEHALEMWRAVGHLTGEALTLHGHGVACRALGRHDDALASLQRAETLAEQLGDRGRQAMCQSAIGLTYQRLGQYDDAIAAHEKSVAMAREASSWRTELIALGNMAEAFRLAGELRTAVRTFREVLERGRSADYAGTYWEAEHLWGLGMALHDLGIGGRECWLAAADILADLGLIGAEERVVIGREPIPATPDVIASQL